A window of the Mesotoga prima MesG1.Ag.4.2 genome harbors these coding sequences:
- a CDS encoding NAD/NADP-dependent octopine/nopaline dehydrogenase family protein, with product MKIAVIGAGNGGQALSAVLAMRGHDVSLYNRSQKRISPLLLERKIRVEGESEGKAKLRYVGTDMKKAIEGAEAIMVVVPAFAHAKIAEKLAECIGEGQIVVLNPGRTGGALEFDKIFREKGVREKAVIAEAQTFVFASRISGPGMVRIFRIKNAVPISVLPSKDNESVFPIISEIMPEFTLAKNVLYTSFNNIGAVFHPGAILMNAGWIETKHGDFQFYLEGISPSVARVLEALDEERCEVTRKLGVEAMGAKEWLDYAYDVKGEDLYAAIHSNEGYRGIMAPISIENRYIMEDVPMSLVPMSCFGRELGVDTRVMDSIISIAGAVMGRDFWKEGRNLVSLGVDEMSVEELTRYVEEGT from the coding sequence ATGAAGATAGCTGTTATTGGTGCGGGAAATGGTGGACAGGCCCTTTCTGCCGTTCTAGCCATGAGGGGCCACGATGTCTCGCTATACAACAGAAGTCAGAAACGAATCTCACCATTACTCTTAGAAAGAAAGATAAGAGTCGAAGGCGAGTCAGAGGGCAAAGCAAAGCTTAGATACGTTGGTACAGATATGAAGAAGGCGATAGAGGGTGCCGAAGCTATCATGGTTGTTGTGCCGGCCTTTGCTCATGCAAAAATCGCCGAAAAACTGGCCGAATGTATCGGCGAAGGTCAGATAGTTGTTTTGAACCCAGGGCGAACGGGCGGAGCGCTGGAATTCGACAAGATCTTCAGAGAAAAGGGAGTTAGAGAAAAGGCCGTGATCGCCGAGGCTCAGACCTTCGTCTTTGCTTCAAGAATTTCGGGCCCTGGAATGGTGAGAATATTCAGGATTAAGAATGCCGTTCCTATTTCAGTGCTTCCCTCAAAGGATAACGAGTCCGTATTTCCAATCATCAGCGAGATCATGCCCGAGTTCACGCTGGCAAAAAACGTTCTCTACACTAGCTTCAACAATATTGGCGCAGTCTTTCATCCCGGCGCGATTCTCATGAACGCCGGCTGGATTGAGACGAAGCATGGAGACTTCCAATTCTATCTTGAGGGGATTAGCCCATCGGTTGCGAGAGTTCTGGAGGCTCTGGACGAAGAGCGCTGCGAAGTAACAAGGAAACTTGGCGTGGAAGCCATGGGTGCGAAGGAGTGGCTTGATTACGCCTATGACGTAAAGGGTGAAGATCTCTATGCGGCCATCCATAGCAACGAAGGCTACAGGGGAATCATGGCGCCTATAAGTATTGAGAACAGGTACATTATGGAAGACGTGCCTATGAGTCTGGTTCCAATGAGCTGCTTTGGAAGAGAACTTGGAGTGGATACGAGAGTCATGGATTCGATAATAAGCATAGCCGGGGCAGTAATGGGGAGAGACTTCTGGAAGGAAGGAAGAAATCTTGTGAGCCTCGGCGTCGACGAAATGTCCGTAGAAGAATTGACCAGGTATGTCGAGGAAGGGACCTGA
- a CDS encoding asparagine synthase-related protein, producing MSGIVVTLKPERKMIEGSLSYLRHRGSKTRVLKTQGEASMGAVVSNAFDENMIVFEGTRESVVFDGILRNFPGEVWPRRILELYKENRSGFLNELDGSFAFAIDTDDETFVARDPLGLKPLYYGRCNGGIAFASELKALTPFCSHVQVFPPGHFFSSNEGFSEYSSLEDLLTERQVKSEEEAAKRLRTSLERAVDNRMTAVKSEPIVFLSGGLDSSCIAAVASKLNGSLKTFTVGSEEGKDPAFAKEVSRYLGTDHREYTYDFKEMLEVLPDVIYHLESFDPPLVRSAIPNYIVSKMAAEEDSSFVLMGEGADELFAGYEYMKELPSAESVDEESLRITKNGYLSGFQRNDRMALAFGIEFDVPFMDPNVVDLAFSIPVDWKIHGPEKTEKWILRKAFENDLPESVVWRKKSKFSVGSGSSHIMKEYAEEAISDSEFERERQNNGIRSKEELLYYRIFDEQFPCRGAADTVYRS from the coding sequence ATGAGTGGAATTGTTGTCACCCTTAAACCTGAGAGAAAAATGATAGAAGGCTCTCTTTCTTACTTGAGACACAGGGGAAGCAAAACGAGAGTTCTAAAAACCCAGGGAGAGGCGAGCATGGGAGCGGTGGTAAGCAATGCCTTTGACGAAAACATGATAGTTTTCGAAGGCACGAGGGAAAGCGTTGTCTTCGACGGTATCCTCAGAAACTTCCCCGGGGAGGTCTGGCCGCGAAGGATTCTCGAGCTTTACAAGGAAAACCGTTCGGGATTTTTAAACGAGCTGGATGGTTCTTTCGCTTTCGCTATAGATACAGATGACGAAACCTTTGTCGCCCGGGATCCTCTGGGCCTGAAGCCTCTTTACTACGGGCGCTGTAACGGTGGAATCGCCTTCGCTTCGGAACTGAAGGCCCTTACTCCCTTCTGCAGTCATGTACAGGTCTTTCCGCCCGGCCACTTTTTCTCTTCTAACGAAGGCTTCAGTGAGTACTCCTCACTTGAAGACCTGTTGACCGAAAGACAAGTAAAAAGTGAAGAAGAGGCGGCGAAACGTCTCAGGACTTCTCTCGAAAGGGCTGTCGACAACAGAATGACGGCGGTCAAATCCGAGCCGATAGTATTCCTCAGCGGAGGGCTGGACAGTAGCTGTATAGCTGCCGTTGCAAGCAAACTGAACGGTTCTTTGAAGACGTTTACCGTAGGAAGCGAAGAGGGGAAAGATCCGGCGTTCGCCAAGGAGGTCTCCCGGTATTTAGGCACGGATCACAGGGAATACACTTACGATTTCAAAGAGATGCTCGAAGTCCTTCCGGACGTAATTTACCATCTCGAGTCGTTCGATCCTCCCCTTGTGAGGAGTGCGATACCGAATTATATAGTATCGAAGATGGCCGCAGAGGAAGACAGTTCTTTCGTCCTGATGGGAGAAGGAGCCGATGAGCTCTTCGCCGGCTACGAGTATATGAAGGAGCTTCCCTCTGCAGAATCCGTGGATGAAGAGTCCTTGAGAATAACGAAAAACGGCTATCTTTCGGGCTTCCAGCGAAACGACAGGATGGCTCTTGCTTTCGGGATCGAATTCGATGTTCCCTTCATGGACCCAAATGTAGTTGATCTTGCCTTCTCGATTCCAGTGGACTGGAAGATCCACGGGCCTGAAAAGACTGAGAAATGGATTCTTCGCAAGGCCTTCGAAAACGATCTTCCTGAAAGCGTAGTCTGGCGGAAAAAGAGCAAGTTCAGCGTCGGGTCGGGATCGTCTCATATCATGAAGGAGTACGCCGAGGAGGCTATAAGCGACTCAGAATTCGAACGCGAAAGGCAAAACAACGGAATCAGGTCCAAAGAGGAGCTTCTGTACTACCGGATATTCGACGAGCAGTTCCCCTGCAGAGGAGCCGCGGACACTGTTTACAGAAGTTGA
- a CDS encoding homoserine kinase translates to MRLKAPATTANMGSGFDVVGMALKLHNTVQFEKANRFKVHSIGRYGLEIGDAAETFGNAIERFEKLTGKKVPALQIIQECEIPPARGLGSSAAAIASALFISNIMTGGRIPTDALLEIGTEIEGHPDNIVPCMVGGLTVSYYDGSRLDYEKFEMPDHRLTFLVPEFKLSTEAMRKALPDSIPFKDALGNIKNVSQFISKASRGDFAGALKYTKDFIHQSYRIDSDPRMKELVDRTEERNPGYWFVSGSGSSICCDLEDTGGLPYLEAVIRTSPANEPFIVEM, encoded by the coding sequence GTGAGACTGAAGGCGCCTGCCACGACGGCAAATATGGGGAGCGGATTCGACGTCGTCGGAATGGCGTTGAAGCTTCATAATACAGTTCAGTTCGAAAAGGCGAACCGCTTTAAGGTGCATTCTATCGGCAGGTATGGTCTGGAGATAGGGGATGCCGCGGAGACCTTCGGAAATGCTATAGAGAGATTTGAGAAGCTCACCGGAAAAAAAGTTCCGGCCCTTCAGATTATTCAGGAGTGCGAGATACCGCCGGCCCGCGGGCTTGGCTCGAGCGCCGCTGCGATCGCCTCCGCGCTGTTCATCTCGAACATAATGACCGGAGGAAGGATTCCCACTGATGCGCTTCTCGAAATCGGAACGGAGATCGAAGGCCATCCCGATAACATCGTCCCGTGTATGGTTGGCGGCCTCACCGTATCCTATTATGACGGTTCGAGGCTAGACTACGAGAAGTTCGAAATGCCCGATCACAGATTGACCTTTCTTGTGCCTGAGTTCAAGCTTTCTACAGAGGCAATGAGAAAGGCGCTTCCCGATTCGATTCCCTTCAAAGATGCTCTGGGGAACATAAAGAATGTCTCTCAGTTCATTTCCAAAGCCTCCAGGGGCGATTTCGCGGGAGCATTGAAATACACAAAAGACTTTATCCACCAGTCTTACAGGATAGACAGCGATCCCAGAATGAAGGAACTTGTCGATAGGACAGAAGAAAGGAATCCGGGTTACTGGTTTGTCAGCGGTTCGGGATCGTCCATCTGTTGCGATCTCGAAGATACCGGAGGCCTCCCGTATCTCGAGGCCGTAATTAGAACTTCACCGGCGAACGAACCCTTCATAGTCGAAATGTAA